A window from Thiosulfatimonas sediminis encodes these proteins:
- the tyrS gene encoding tyrosine--tRNA ligase — MKSVQEQLAIIKRGAEEILVEKELIERLESGKPLRVKAGFDPTAPDLHLGHTVLINKLKQFQDLGHEVLFLIGDFTAMIGDPTGKSATRPPLSVEAIAKNAETYKEQVFKILDPAKTTVMFNSEWMGQMSAADMIKLAATQTVARMLERNDFEDRYKSGTPIAIHEFLYPLVQGYDSVAMDADIELGGTDQKFNLLMGRTLQSHYGKKPQCTLTMPILEGLDGVQKMSKSLGNYIGIKDEPNDMFGKVMSVSDELMWRYYELLSFESLETIEGLKQAVANGENPRNVKVKLALELIARFHSEEAAQAALKDFETKFSKNAIPDEMPEVTLEGEMPLANLLKEAGLVQTTSEAHRMTQQGAVKINGEKVEDSRQLMPGGTTSVYQVGKRKFARVTIH; from the coding sequence ATGAAATCAGTACAAGAACAGTTAGCGATTATTAAACGTGGTGCAGAAGAAATTCTCGTCGAAAAAGAACTTATTGAACGTTTAGAGAGCGGGAAGCCGTTACGTGTTAAAGCGGGTTTTGATCCAACAGCGCCGGATTTACACCTAGGTCACACGGTACTGATTAATAAGCTCAAGCAGTTTCAGGATTTAGGCCACGAAGTGTTGTTTTTAATTGGTGATTTCACCGCGATGATTGGCGATCCGACCGGTAAAAGTGCAACGCGCCCTCCATTGTCAGTGGAAGCGATTGCTAAAAATGCCGAAACTTATAAAGAACAGGTTTTCAAAATTTTGGATCCAGCCAAAACCACCGTTATGTTTAACTCCGAGTGGATGGGTCAGATGTCCGCGGCGGATATGATTAAACTGGCTGCGACGCAAACGGTTGCGCGTATGTTGGAACGTAACGATTTTGAAGATCGTTACAAGTCAGGCACGCCGATAGCGATTCATGAATTTTTGTATCCATTAGTTCAAGGTTACGATTCGGTTGCGATGGATGCGGATATCGAATTAGGTGGAACCGACCAGAAGTTTAACTTGCTAATGGGGCGTACCCTGCAGAGTCATTATGGCAAGAAGCCACAATGCACCTTAACCATGCCGATTCTGGAAGGTTTGGATGGTGTGCAGAAAATGTCGAAATCATTGGGTAACTATATCGGTATTAAAGACGAGCCGAACGATATGTTTGGTAAAGTGATGTCGGTTTCCGATGAATTAATGTGGCGTTATTATGAACTACTGTCATTCGAATCGCTTGAAACGATCGAAGGATTGAAGCAGGCGGTCGCCAATGGCGAGAACCCGCGTAATGTTAAAGTGAAATTAGCGTTGGAGCTGATTGCTCGTTTCCATTCCGAAGAAGCGGCGCAGGCAGCGTTAAAAGATTTTGAAACCAAATTCTCTAAGAACGCGATTCCAGATGAGATGCCGGAAGTGACTTTGGAAGGTGAGATGCCCTTGGCGAACTTATTAAAAGAAGCTGGATTGGTGCAAACCACGTCTGAAGCGCATCGCATGACACAGCAAGGCGCAGTAAAGATTAATGGTGAGAAAGTCGAAGACTCTCGACAATTAATGCCGGGCGGAACAACTTCAGTTTATCAAGTGGGTAAACGTAAATTTGCTCGAGTCACTATCCATTAA
- a CDS encoding dihydroorotate dehydrogenase: MDLSVNICGIQFQNPVAMASGNAGYGIEYQSVCGFSNKDVGAVFLKGTTLEPKLGNKPERVMESPSGLLNSVGLQNPGAREVIAKYLPKLDMSATQFIINVSGSSIEEYVEVVRLFDQTALPAMEINISCPNVKKGGAAFGNDPEMAARVVEACRAATSKPLIVKLSPNQTDIAEGARRVIDAGADALSAINTLMGMQIDIHSQRPTLGNNQGGLSGPAIKPVALLKVHQVYQVAKQHNIPIIGLGGIASAEDAIEFFLAGASMVAIGTAVAKDPLIVKKVNKGIAKYLKQHNLNSVAELTGRLQLNTDTVLCG; the protein is encoded by the coding sequence ATGGATTTGTCAGTCAATATCTGTGGTATTCAGTTTCAAAACCCGGTGGCAATGGCCTCTGGGAATGCTGGATACGGCATAGAATACCAGTCAGTTTGCGGCTTTTCCAATAAGGATGTCGGTGCGGTGTTTTTAAAAGGCACGACCTTAGAGCCCAAACTGGGTAATAAGCCGGAGCGCGTCATGGAGTCACCAAGCGGTTTGCTTAACTCAGTCGGTCTGCAAAATCCAGGTGCACGTGAAGTGATTGCCAAGTACTTGCCGAAGCTGGATATGAGTGCAACGCAGTTCATCATCAATGTGTCCGGTTCATCCATCGAAGAGTATGTGGAAGTGGTTCGTCTGTTTGATCAAACCGCATTGCCGGCAATGGAAATTAATATCTCTTGTCCAAACGTCAAAAAGGGCGGTGCGGCCTTTGGCAATGATCCAGAAATGGCGGCGCGGGTGGTTGAGGCGTGTCGTGCAGCGACCAGTAAACCTTTGATTGTGAAGTTGTCACCAAATCAGACTGATATTGCCGAAGGGGCGCGTCGAGTGATTGATGCTGGTGCCGATGCGTTGTCGGCGATTAATACGTTGATGGGGATGCAGATTGACATTCACAGCCAGCGCCCGACATTGGGGAATAATCAAGGCGGTCTATCTGGTCCAGCAATTAAACCGGTTGCACTGTTGAAAGTGCATCAGGTCTATCAGGTTGCTAAGCAGCACAATATTCCAATTATCGGTTTGGGTGGTATCGCCAGTGCAGAAGATGCCATTGAGTTTTTCTTGGCAGGTGCGTCGATGGTCGCGATTGGGACAGCGGTGGCGAAAGATCCGTTGATTGTCAAAAAAGTGAATAAAGGGATTGCCAAATACCTTAAACAGCATAATTTAAACTCGGTCGCTGAGTTGACTGGCCGCTTGCAATTAAATACCGATACCGTACTTTGTGGTTAG
- a CDS encoding tRNA (cytidine(34)-2'-O)-methyltransferase, translated as MLHIILYEPEIPQNTGALIRLSANMGAHLHLIHPIMFDLSEKKVRRAGLDYAELANVHEHANLQACLATIQPNRVFALTTKTTRYYTDETFQDGDAFLFGPESRGLPKEVIESLPFEQRLTIPMVPGGRSLNLANAVSVMAYEAWRQLDFSMSLK; from the coding sequence ATGTTGCATATTATTCTTTATGAGCCGGAAATTCCGCAAAACACCGGCGCCTTGATTCGCCTGAGCGCCAATATGGGCGCACATTTACATTTAATCCATCCGATCATGTTTGATTTGAGCGAAAAAAAAGTACGCCGTGCCGGACTGGATTACGCCGAACTGGCCAATGTGCATGAACATGCCAATTTGCAAGCGTGTTTGGCAACCATACAACCCAACCGGGTCTTCGCGCTCACCACTAAAACCACACGTTATTATACCGATGAAACCTTTCAAGACGGCGATGCGTTTTTATTTGGTCCGGAAAGCCGAGGCTTACCAAAAGAAGTTATTGAAAGCCTACCTTTTGAACAACGTCTAACCATTCCAATGGTGCCAGGCGGCCGCAGCCTAAATCTCGCCAACGCGGTATCAGTAATGGCCTATGAAGCTTGGCGGCAACTCGACTTTAGCATGTCTTTAAAATAA